The window CGGCGCCTCGCAGACCTGGAAGCCCAGCGGCGGCGGTTCCACCAGGAGCGGATCAGTTTGCAGATCCACATCACCGATGATCCGCGAATCTATCAGCAGATGTTCGTCGACATCAACGACACTGCGCTCGGCGTCGGCTCCACGCTGCGGGTCCGTTACGATCGGCGCAAGGTCGTGAACCGCGCGGTGGACATCCTGCTCGATACGCCCATGCTCGTCAATCTAGTCGACATGGAGCGGGACCGGACAACTGGCACATCGCCGTACTGGCTATCTGTCAAGCACCTAGCCGACATCGTTCGTACCATTGCGGTGGGGATCTCGGGTCGGATCAGTCGGCGGCAGGAAGGAGAGCTGAAGGACCGAGAGCTGGCCGAGGATGCGCGGATGTTCTTGATCCTCATGGGCAAAGGCTTTCCGGAGATTCAGGAGCTGTCCACTGGTGAGATCAGTCCACAGGTGCTGCGCGGTAAGTCGCTGCTTGGCTCCACATCGTTCCTGAAGGTCTTAGCAGGTGTCTACCATGAGATCCGCCACGACGTCGGTATGGAAGACATTCGCGAGTTCTTCTACCAGCTAAGTCCGCACCTGACTGTCCCAATCCCTGCGGACTCGCGAATCCTCGGCACTGGCACGTTCGA is drawn from Chloroflexota bacterium and contains these coding sequences:
- a CDS encoding DNA sulfur modification protein DndB, whose translation is RRLADLEAQRRRFHQERISLQIHITDDPRIYQQMFVDINDTALGVGSTLRVRYDRRKVVNRAVDILLDTPMLVNLVDMERDRTTGTSPYWLSVKHLADIVRTIAVGISGRISRRQEGELKDRELAEDARMFLILMGKGFPEIQELSTGEISPQVLRGKSLLGSTSFLKVLAGVYHEIRHDVGMEDIREFFYQLSPHLTVPIPADSRILGTGTFEVGASAPMGRRQDLQRSVNVLTYWAKTRPGWMCGEETPPALGTSQENGITEGGGSVETKVKADALETEAVQIGGGRLPSFRSASTPGRSGFSSC